In Staphylococcus saccharolyticus, one genomic interval encodes:
- a CDS encoding cysteine desulfurase family protein: MIYLDNAATTQADQDVIDSFSKVNQTFYFNPNSPHLAGLQAEQLLLKAKDEINRVLRLNHRYEIIFTSGATESNNMALKGVAYRKRENANEIITSVLEHPSVLEVMRYLEAKQGFKLKYVNVTENGKVDVDHLKSIMTDKVGLVTCMYVNNVMGQIQPIQAIANLLADYPRAHFHVDGVQALGKISMNFKGIDSLSLSGHKFNGLKGQGLLLIKNTQNIEPIIHGGGQEYGLRSGTINLPMAISMVKAIKNAVNHTQELNLRLKEYNDRLTTFLSKYKGVYILSPQDASPQIINIGFPGVKGEVLVNAFSKYGVMVSTTSACSSKRGKLNEVLLAMDIAETSIEGSIRLSMGARTSEEDILGFEDKFKIIYEEIKELLK, from the coding sequence GTGATTTATTTAGACAATGCAGCCACTACTCAAGCTGATCAAGATGTTATAGATTCATTTTCAAAAGTGAACCAAACATTTTACTTCAATCCTAATAGTCCGCATCTAGCTGGATTACAAGCGGAACAATTATTACTCAAAGCTAAGGATGAAATTAACCGTGTATTAAGACTTAATCATCGATATGAAATTATATTTACTAGTGGTGCAACAGAATCTAACAATATGGCCTTGAAAGGTGTCGCTTACAGAAAGAGAGAAAATGCAAATGAAATCATCACCTCCGTTTTAGAACATCCCTCCGTGCTTGAAGTCATGCGATATTTAGAAGCAAAGCAAGGTTTTAAATTAAAATATGTCAATGTAACAGAAAATGGTAAAGTGGATGTCGACCATTTAAAATCCATTATGACTGATAAAGTCGGGCTTGTTACTTGTATGTATGTCAATAATGTTATGGGACAGATTCAACCTATTCAAGCTATCGCAAATCTTTTAGCAGATTATCCGCGAGCGCATTTTCATGTTGATGGTGTACAAGCTTTAGGTAAAATATCTATGAATTTTAAAGGAATCGATAGTTTAAGTTTGAGTGGTCATAAGTTTAACGGTCTTAAAGGACAAGGATTACTCTTGATTAAGAACACTCAAAATATAGAACCAATTATCCATGGTGGTGGTCAAGAATATGGATTACGTAGTGGTACAATCAATCTACCTATGGCAATTTCAATGGTTAAAGCAATCAAAAATGCTGTAAATCATACCCAGGAATTAAATTTACGTTTAAAAGAATATAATGATAGGTTAACTACGTTTTTAAGTAAATATAAAGGTGTTTATATTCTATCACCACAAGATGCATCACCTCAAATTATTAATATAGGATTTCCTGGTGTAAAAGGAGAGGTTCTAGTGAATGCCTTTTCTAAATATGGTGTCATGGTTTCAACTACAAGTGCATGTTCATCTAAAAGAGGTAAACTAAATGAAGTATTATTAGCTATGGATATAGCAGAAACTAGCATTGAAGGTAGTATTAGATTGTCTATGGGTGCAAGGACTAGTGAAGAAGATATTTTAGGATTTGAAGATAAATTTAAAATAATCTATGAAGAAATAAAGGAGTTGCTTAAATAA
- the thiI gene encoding tRNA uracil 4-sulfurtransferase ThiI, with translation MYYDHLLVRYGELTLKGTNRKMFVNQLKDNVKRALIPLQGYLVKVKRDRMYVELTEEADMEEIIKRLTQVYGIKSISPVIKIDKKEGLIYQSVIQLAEGFEQNATFKIDVKRVDKTFLYDTYELQRNVGGVILKHFDHLTVNVKQPDHEIKIEVRLDAIYIYEEVVAGSGGLPVGTGGKTLLMLSGGIDSPVAGMEVMKRGVTVEAIHFHSPPFTSEKAKDKVIELTRILAERVGPIKLHIVPFTELQKQINRVVHPRYTMTSTRRMMMRISDVVVHRIDAHAIVNGENLGQVASQTLKSMYAINHVTTTPVLRPLLTLDKEDIIRKAKELGTFEISIQPYEDCCTIFTPKNPVTEPDFDKVEKYEGVYDFDEMIQKAVENIETLIIDRYYKNDKEQSTDALIEDLF, from the coding sequence ATGTATTATGATCATTTGCTTGTGCGATATGGAGAATTAACTTTAAAAGGCACGAATCGTAAAATGTTCGTCAATCAACTAAAAGACAATGTTAAACGTGCACTCATTCCTTTACAAGGATATCTTGTCAAAGTGAAAAGAGATCGTATGTATGTTGAATTAACTGAAGAAGCCGATATGGAAGAAATTATTAAACGTTTGACTCAAGTATATGGTATTAAGTCAATTAGTCCAGTTATTAAGATTGATAAAAAAGAAGGCTTGATTTATCAATCTGTTATTCAATTAGCAGAAGGGTTTGAACAAAACGCCACATTTAAAATTGATGTTAAACGTGTTGATAAAACTTTTCTCTATGATACTTATGAATTACAACGTAATGTTGGTGGAGTGATTTTAAAACATTTTGATCATTTAACTGTAAATGTCAAACAACCTGATCATGAAATTAAAATAGAAGTACGTTTAGATGCTATCTACATATATGAAGAAGTTGTTGCGGGTTCTGGTGGCTTGCCTGTTGGTACAGGTGGTAAAACTTTACTCATGTTAAGTGGTGGAATTGATTCACCAGTAGCAGGTATGGAAGTAATGAAACGTGGAGTAACTGTTGAAGCAATTCATTTTCATAGCCCACCATTTACAAGTGAGAAGGCTAAAGATAAAGTCATAGAATTAACAAGGATTTTGGCTGAACGTGTAGGACCAATAAAGTTGCACATCGTGCCGTTTACTGAGTTACAAAAACAAATTAATAGAGTTGTGCACCCACGTTATACGATGACATCAACGCGTAGAATGATGATGAGAATATCAGACGTCGTTGTGCATCGTATTGATGCACATGCTATCGTCAATGGTGAAAATTTAGGTCAAGTTGCGAGTCAAACTTTGAAAAGCATGTACGCCATTAATCATGTGACAACTACACCTGTTCTTCGTCCATTACTAACTTTAGATAAAGAAGATATTATTAGAAAAGCAAAAGAGTTAGGTACTTTTGAGATATCTATTCAACCTTATGAAGATTGTTGTACGATTTTTACACCTAAAAATCCAGTGACTGAACCCGATTTTGACAAAGTTGAAAAATATGAAGGGGTTTATGATTTTGATGAAATGATTCAAAAAGCGGTGGAGAATATTGAGACACTTATTATCGACCGTTATTATAAGAATGATAAAGAACAATCAACCGACGCTTTAATTGAAGATTTATTTTAA
- a CDS encoding class I SAM-dependent methyltransferase yields MTEENTIMERLFHTLDERAKSLNEENGQSFIENLGLAMEDIYKNHRNLLEQATLQDRRKAFQFAYLSLMQEENIQANHQITPDSIGLILGFLVQRFIKDKEEMHIVDIASGTGHLSASVKEVLSDTTIMHHLIEVDPVLSRVSIHLANFLEIPFDVYPQDAIMPLPLKEADVVIGDFPIGYYPVDERSKEMKLGFEEGHSYSHYLLIEQAVNTLKGAGFAFLVVPNDLFTGDKVKQLEKFIATETEMQAFLNLPTTLFKNEKARKSILILQKKIPHETKPVEVLLANIPDFKNPQQFQGFITDLNQWLVTNHTKK; encoded by the coding sequence ATGACTGAAGAAAATACAATTATGGAACGTTTATTCCACACATTAGATGAAAGAGCTAAATCATTAAATGAAGAAAATGGACAAAGTTTCATTGAGAATTTAGGATTAGCTATGGAAGATATTTATAAAAACCATAGAAATCTTTTAGAGCAAGCTACGCTTCAAGATAGAAGGAAAGCCTTTCAATTCGCGTACTTAAGTCTTATGCAAGAAGAAAATATTCAAGCGAATCATCAAATCACTCCAGATTCTATCGGGCTTATACTTGGCTTTTTAGTTCAGCGTTTTATCAAAGATAAAGAAGAAATGCATATTGTGGATATTGCTAGTGGAACTGGTCACTTAAGTGCATCAGTCAAAGAAGTATTATCAGATACAACTATTATGCATCATCTTATAGAAGTAGATCCTGTTTTATCTCGAGTAAGCATACATTTAGCCAATTTTTTAGAAATACCGTTTGATGTATATCCTCAAGATGCTATTATGCCTTTACCATTAAAAGAGGCTGATGTAGTGATTGGTGATTTTCCAATTGGTTACTATCCTGTTGACGAACGTAGTAAAGAAATGAAACTAGGATTTGAAGAGGGACATAGTTATTCTCATTATTTACTTATTGAACAAGCAGTGAATACGTTAAAAGGGGCTGGTTTTGCATTTTTAGTTGTGCCAAATGATCTCTTTACAGGAGATAAAGTGAAACAGTTAGAAAAATTTATTGCTACAGAGACTGAAATGCAAGCATTTTTAAATTTGCCAACAACACTTTTTAAAAATGAAAAAGCACGAAAATCTATATTAATTTTACAAAAGAAAATACCGCATGAAACCAAACCAGTAGAAGTATTATTGGCGAATATCCCCGATTTTAAAAATCCACAACAATTCCAAGGATTTATTACTGATTTAAATCAATGGTTGGTCACAAATCATACAAAAAAATAA
- a CDS encoding acetate kinase encodes MSKLILAVNAGSSSLKFQLIKMPEEKLVTKGVIERIGLSDSIFTIHVEGEKLTDIRDIKDHEEAVNIMLNSFKEHHMIEDIIEIEGTGHRVVHGGEKFPKSVVVTDEVESQIEELSELAPLHNPANLMGIRAFRKLLPDIPHVAVFDTSFHQTMPEQAYLYSLPYHYYEDYGIRKYGFHGTSHKYVSRRAAEILGRPIEDLRIISCHIGNGASIAAIDGGESIDTSMGFTPLAGVTMGTRSGNLDPALIPFIMEKTGKTADEVLDILNKESGLLGLTGTSSDLRDLTEEAKHGRQRARVALDLFASKIHKYIGSYAARMHGVDVIVFTAGIGENSHIIRGKVLEGLEFMGVYWDPKKNESLHGEEGYINYPHAPVKVLVVPTDEEVMISRDVIKYGGLKDEIDKESANDNSGKSNVENVEA; translated from the coding sequence ATGTCTAAATTAATTTTGGCGGTTAATGCTGGGAGTTCATCTCTAAAGTTCCAGCTAATCAAAATGCCGGAAGAAAAATTAGTAACCAAAGGCGTTATTGAACGTATTGGTTTAAGCGACTCTATTTTCACAATTCATGTTGAAGGGGAAAAGCTTACTGACATTAGAGATATCAAAGATCATGAAGAAGCAGTTAACATCATGTTAAATAGTTTTAAAGAGCATCACATGATTGAAGATATAATTGAAATCGAAGGTACGGGTCACCGCGTGGTTCATGGTGGAGAAAAATTCCCTAAATCAGTAGTAGTGACAGATGAAGTAGAATCTCAAATTGAGGAATTAAGTGAATTAGCACCTTTACATAATCCAGCTAACTTAATGGGTATTAGAGCTTTTAGAAAACTATTGCCTGATATACCTCATGTTGCTGTATTTGATACTTCATTCCATCAAACTATGCCAGAACAAGCGTATCTTTATAGCTTACCTTATCATTATTATGAGGATTACGGAATTCGTAAGTATGGTTTCCACGGTACAAGTCATAAGTATGTATCACGTAGAGCTGCTGAAATTTTAGGACGACCTATTGAAGATTTAAGAATTATTTCTTGTCATATTGGTAATGGTGCGTCAATCGCTGCTATTGATGGCGGAGAATCTATTGACACGTCTATGGGCTTTACGCCCCTTGCAGGTGTAACAATGGGTACACGTTCAGGTAACCTTGACCCTGCTTTAATTCCATTTATTATGGAGAAAACAGGAAAAACTGCTGATGAAGTGTTAGATATCCTTAATAAGGAATCAGGTTTATTAGGTTTAACTGGTACATCTAGTGATTTACGTGACTTAACAGAAGAAGCTAAACATGGTCGTCAACGTGCACGTGTAGCACTTGATTTATTTGCATCTAAAATTCACAAATATATCGGTTCTTATGCAGCAAGAATGCATGGTGTAGATGTTATTGTATTTACAGCTGGTATAGGTGAAAACTCTCATATTATACGTGGTAAAGTTTTAGAAGGTCTAGAGTTTATGGGTGTATATTGGGACCCTAAGAAGAATGAAAGTTTACATGGTGAAGAAGGTTATATTAATTATCCACACGCACCTGTTAAAGTACTTGTTGTTCCTACAGACGAAGAAGTTATGATTTCTCGTGATGTCATCAAGTATGGTGGTCTGAAAGATGAAATCGACAAAGAAAGTGCAAATGATAATAGTGGAAAATCGAATGTCGAAAATGTAGAAGCCTAA
- a CDS encoding universal stress protein: MITYKNILIAVDGSHEAEWAFNKAVGVAKRNDAKLTIVNVIDSRTYSSYEVYDAQFTKKSKHFSEELLKGYKEVASNAGVKNVETRLEFGSPKAIIPKKLAHEVAADLIMSGTSGLNAVERFIVGSVSEAIVRHAPCDVLVVRTEEIPEDFQPQVATPKLRERYQD; encoded by the coding sequence ATGATTACTTACAAAAATATATTAATCGCAGTCGATGGATCTCATGAAGCAGAATGGGCTTTTAATAAGGCGGTTGGCGTTGCTAAACGTAATGATGCTAAATTAACAATCGTTAATGTCATTGATTCAAGAACATATTCTTCATATGAAGTTTATGATGCTCAATTCACTAAAAAATCAAAACATTTCTCTGAAGAATTATTAAAAGGATACAAAGAAGTTGCTTCAAATGCAGGCGTAAAAAATGTAGAAACCCGATTAGAGTTTGGTTCACCTAAAGCAATTATTCCAAAAAAACTAGCACATGAGGTTGCCGCTGATTTAATTATGAGTGGTACTTCAGGTTTAAACGCAGTTGAACGCTTTATCGTTGGATCTGTTTCTGAGGCAATTGTCCGTCATGCACCTTGTGATGTTCTTGTGGTACGTACTGAAGAAATTCCAGAAGATTTCCAACCACAAGTGGCAACACCTAAATTACGTGAAAGATACCAAGACTAA
- the ald gene encoding alanine dehydrogenase has product MKIGIPKEIKNNENRVGLSPSGVHALVEEGHTVLVETNAGAGSYFENIDYKEAGAKIISEQSNVWDVDMVIKVKEPLESEYQFFKKGLILFTYLHLANEEKLTQALVDNKVVAIAYETVQLPDGSLPLLSPMSEVAGRMSTQIGAEFLQKFNGGMGILLGGIPGVPKGKVTIIGGGKAGTNAAKIALGLGAEVTILDANPKRLQELDDLFDGIVRTIMSNPLNIEMYVKESDLVIGAVLIPGAKAPNLVTEDMIKQMKNGSVVVDIAIDQGGIFETTDKITTHDNPTYTKHGVVHYAVANMPGAVPRTSTLGLNNATLPYAQLLAKKGYQNAFKANHALSLGLNTYKGHVTNKNVAEAFNLNYISIEDALRE; this is encoded by the coding sequence ATGAAAATTGGCATTCCTAAAGAAATAAAAAATAATGAGAATCGAGTGGGTTTATCACCAAGTGGCGTACATGCTTTAGTTGAAGAAGGTCATACTGTTCTAGTCGAAACAAATGCGGGGGCAGGTTCTTACTTTGAAAATATTGATTATAAAGAAGCTGGAGCAAAAATTATTTCTGAACAGTCAAATGTTTGGGATGTAGACATGGTTATAAAAGTTAAAGAACCACTTGAGTCCGAATATCAATTTTTTAAAAAAGGATTAATTTTATTCACATATTTACATCTAGCTAATGAAGAAAAATTAACTCAAGCACTTGTAGATAACAAGGTGGTTGCAATAGCGTACGAAACAGTCCAATTACCAGATGGTTCTTTACCATTATTATCACCTATGAGTGAAGTTGCAGGTAGAATGTCTACACAAATTGGTGCAGAGTTTTTACAAAAATTCAATGGTGGAATGGGTATATTACTTGGAGGTATTCCAGGAGTACCCAAAGGTAAAGTAACCATCATTGGTGGTGGCAAAGCTGGAACGAATGCTGCTAAAATTGCATTAGGATTAGGAGCAGAAGTGACAATTTTAGATGCTAATCCAAAACGGTTGCAAGAATTAGATGATTTATTTGATGGTATAGTTAGAACAATAATGTCTAATCCACTTAATATCGAAATGTATGTTAAAGAGAGTGATTTAGTCATTGGTGCAGTATTAATTCCAGGTGCGAAAGCGCCTAATTTAGTTACTGAAGACATGATTAAACAAATGAAAAATGGATCAGTTGTTGTTGATATAGCAATTGACCAAGGCGGTATTTTTGAAACTACTGACAAAATAACAACACATGATAATCCAACGTACACAAAACATGGTGTAGTTCACTACGCTGTTGCCAACATGCCAGGTGCAGTACCAAGAACTTCTACATTAGGCTTAAATAATGCAACGTTGCCTTATGCACAATTACTAGCTAAAAAAGGATATCAAAATGCCTTCAAAGCTAACCATGCTTTATCATTAGGTTTAAATACTTATAAAGGTCATGTTACTAATAAAAACGTAGCAGAAGCATTTAATTTAAACTATATATCTATTGAAGATGCCCTAAGAGAATAA
- a CDS encoding M24 family metallopeptidase translates to MTKIEEIKTVLRQQNADAAWITTPLNIFYFTGYRSEPHERLFALLIRANAEPVLFCPRMEIEEVKTSPFDGKIIGYSDTENPFEMCPQIFSTMLIESEHLTVKRQRELSQAFNVKNYKDIDQSIKELRNIKSQEEIANIKKAAELADKCIEIGVAYLKEGVEEREVVNHIENEIKKYGVNEMSFDTMVLFGDHAASPHGTPGNRKLQQNEYVLFDLGVIYNHYCSDMTRTIKYGNPSEEAQEIYHTVLNAETSAIKAIKHGVTIKDIDKIARDIISKAGYGDYFPHRLGHGLGLEEHEYQDISSVNNNSLEAGMVITIEPGIYVPQVAGVRIEDDILVTEDGYEVLTRYEK, encoded by the coding sequence ATGACTAAAATAGAAGAAATTAAAACAGTCTTACGCCAACAAAATGCCGATGCTGCATGGATTACAACTCCCTTAAACATATTCTACTTTACAGGATATAGAAGTGAACCACATGAAAGATTATTTGCTTTACTTATTCGAGCAAATGCTGAACCTGTATTGTTTTGCCCTAGAATGGAAATTGAGGAAGTTAAAACTTCACCCTTTGATGGTAAAATCATTGGTTATTCTGACACTGAAAATCCTTTTGAGATGTGTCCGCAAATTTTTTCAACGATGCTTATTGAAAGCGAACATTTAACTGTAAAACGTCAACGTGAACTTTCACAAGCATTTAATGTAAAAAATTATAAGGATATTGATCAATCAATCAAAGAATTGCGTAATATAAAATCACAAGAAGAAATCGCAAATATTAAAAAAGCTGCTGAATTAGCAGATAAATGTATAGAAATTGGTGTTGCTTACTTAAAAGAAGGAGTAGAGGAACGTGAAGTTGTTAACCATATTGAAAATGAGATAAAAAAATATGGTGTCAATGAAATGAGTTTTGACACAATGGTACTCTTTGGTGATCATGCAGCTTCTCCTCATGGCACTCCTGGTAACAGAAAACTTCAACAAAATGAATATGTTTTATTTGATTTAGGAGTGATTTATAATCACTACTGTAGTGATATGACTCGAACAATTAAATATGGTAACCCTAGTGAGGAAGCACAGGAAATCTATCATACAGTATTAAATGCTGAGACCTCTGCAATTAAAGCGATTAAACACGGTGTGACCATCAAAGATATAGATAAAATCGCTAGAGATATTATTAGCAAAGCGGGTTATGGGGATTATTTCCCTCACCGTCTAGGACATGGTTTAGGTTTAGAAGAACACGAGTATCAAGATATTTCTAGTGTAAATAATAATTCTTTAGAAGCAGGAATGGTAATTACGATAGAGCCTGGTATTTATGTACCACAAGTTGCTGGAGTTCGTATTGAAGATGATATTTTAGTTACTGAAGATGGCTACGAAGTTCTTACTCGTTATGAAAAATAA
- a CDS encoding metal-dependent hydrolase, with protein MKLSFHGQSTIYFEGNGKKVIVDPFISGNEKCDLDEQTLDVDYIILTHGHADHFGDVVELANRNHATVIGSAELQGYLSTYHGIENVHGMNIGGKTTFDFGTIKFVQAFHSSSFTHEDGIPVYLGMPMGVIIEVEGKTIYHTGDTGLFSDMKLIADRHPVDVCFVPIGDNFTMGIEDASYAINEFIKPHISVPIHYYTFPLIEQDPNQFKEAVNIGEVQILEPGQSVEF; from the coding sequence ATGAAGTTATCATTTCATGGTCAATCAACAATTTATTTTGAAGGTAATGGAAAAAAGGTTATTGTAGATCCATTTATTTCTGGCAATGAAAAATGTGATTTAGATGAACAAACTTTAGATGTAGATTATATTATTTTGACTCATGGTCACGCTGATCATTTTGGTGATGTGGTAGAATTAGCAAATCGTAACCATGCGACTGTAATAGGTTCAGCTGAATTACAAGGTTATTTATCAACGTATCATGGAATTGAAAATGTTCATGGTATGAATATTGGTGGTAAAACAACATTTGATTTTGGAACAATTAAATTTGTTCAAGCTTTCCATAGTTCTAGTTTTACACATGAAGATGGTATACCAGTTTACTTGGGAATGCCGATGGGAGTAATTATCGAAGTAGAAGGTAAGACTATTTATCATACAGGGGATACAGGTCTATTTAGCGATATGAAATTAATAGCTGATCGCCATCCAGTTGATGTTTGTTTTGTACCTATTGGTGACAATTTTACAATGGGAATTGAAGATGCAAGTTATGCAATTAACGAATTTATAAAACCTCATATTTCTGTACCTATTCATTATTACACTTTCCCATTAATAGAACAAGATCCTAATCAATTTAAAGAGGCAGTGAATATTGGTGAAGTACAAATTCTTGAGCCTGGACAATCAGTTGAATTTTAA
- a CDS encoding universal stress protein, which produces MYKHILLGVDTQLKNKKALKEVSRLAGKDTIVTILNAINEQDAQASIKAGVHLDKLTEERSKRLEKTRKTIEDYGIDYDEVIVRGNPKEELLKYANSGKFEIVVLSNRKAEDKKKFVLGSVSHKVAKRATIPVLIVK; this is translated from the coding sequence ATGTATAAACATATTTTACTAGGGGTTGACACACAACTAAAAAACAAAAAAGCACTTAAAGAAGTGTCACGTCTAGCCGGGAAAGACACTATTGTTACAATTTTAAATGCAATCAATGAACAAGATGCACAAGCGTCTATTAAAGCAGGTGTTCATCTAGATAAGCTAACAGAAGAACGTAGTAAACGGCTAGAGAAAACTCGTAAAACTATAGAAGACTATGGCATCGATTATGATGAAGTTATAGTCAGAGGAAATCCTAAAGAAGAATTGTTAAAGTATGCAAATAGTGGTAAATTCGAAATTGTCGTTTTGAGTAACCGCAAAGCAGAAGACAAAAAGAAATTTGTGCTTGGTAGCGTAAGTCATAAAGTAGCAAAACGTGCTACTATCCCTGTATTAATTGTTAAATAA
- a CDS encoding DRTGG domain-containing protein has protein sequence MTKHEQIIKYIETLSIGSKISVRKIAKVLDVSEGTAYRAIKDAGQLGIVTTIDRVGTVRIEKRNRDNIDNLTFNEIAKIIDGQILGGKGGLGNTVSKFAIGAMELKDILKYIGSQTLLIVGNRENVQMEALRRGTSILITGGFHPSKDVINYANEHDLPILSSSYDTFLVANIINRAMYNQKIRKEILVVDDIVKPIDDLSVLFDSMKINDYKKLANKTGHTRFPIVNEEFKLVGIVTSREIINMNEDDQLGKVMTKQPLSVKLTNTVASCAHLMIWEGIELLPVTDNNKKTVGVINRQDVLKSMQLLGRQPQIGETISDQIAKHITIHSNGIDVEVSPIVTNHYGTLSKAVFVGIIEETIRHEMRKYKKGNVMIENLSITYIKTVPIESMIEVHYEMLDVGRYFAKLEVSMLNNNEKVANALIICQMFEGF, from the coding sequence ATGACGAAACATGAACAAATTATAAAATACATAGAAACCTTATCAATAGGTTCAAAAATTTCTGTCCGCAAAATCGCCAAAGTATTAGATGTATCAGAAGGTACTGCCTATAGAGCTATTAAAGATGCAGGTCAACTTGGTATAGTGACTACAATAGATCGAGTAGGAACTGTTAGAATTGAAAAACGAAATAGAGATAATATTGATAATTTAACCTTTAATGAAATCGCGAAAATTATCGATGGCCAAATTTTAGGAGGTAAGGGTGGTTTAGGAAATACTGTCTCCAAATTTGCAATAGGGGCAATGGAGCTTAAAGATATTTTAAAGTATATAGGAAGCCAAACTTTACTTATTGTAGGTAATAGAGAAAACGTTCAAATGGAAGCACTTAGAAGAGGTACATCCATCCTTATTACGGGAGGCTTTCATCCAAGTAAAGACGTCATTAATTATGCTAATGAGCATGACTTACCCATACTTTCTTCAAGTTATGATACGTTTTTAGTTGCTAACATAATAAATAGAGCAATGTATAACCAAAAGATTCGTAAAGAAATTCTTGTTGTCGATGATATCGTCAAACCCATTGATGACTTATCCGTGTTATTTGACTCTATGAAAATAAACGACTACAAAAAGTTGGCCAATAAAACAGGTCATACAAGATTTCCAATTGTAAACGAGGAATTTAAATTAGTAGGCATCGTAACAAGTAGAGAAATCATCAATATGAATGAAGACGATCAACTTGGTAAGGTTATGACTAAGCAACCACTAAGTGTTAAACTTACTAATACTGTAGCTAGTTGTGCGCATTTAATGATTTGGGAAGGTATAGAATTATTACCAGTAACAGATAATAATAAAAAGACTGTGGGTGTAATTAATCGACAGGATGTCCTTAAATCAATGCAACTATTAGGGAGACAACCACAAATAGGCGAAACAATTAGTGATCAAATTGCTAAACATATTACTATTCATTCTAATGGAATAGACGTAGAAGTATCTCCTATAGTGACTAATCATTACGGTACACTGAGTAAGGCTGTGTTTGTTGGTATCATCGAAGAAACGATTCGCCATGAGATGAGAAAATATAAAAAGGGTAATGTCATGATTGAAAATTTAAGTATTACGTATATTAAGACAGTACCAATTGAATCTATGATTGAGGTTCATTATGAAATGTTAGATGTTGGACGTTATTTTGCTAAATTAGAAGTATCGATGTTAAATAATAATGAAAAAGTAGCTAATGCTTTAATTATATGTCAAATGTTCGAAGGTTTTTAA
- a CDS encoding DHH family phosphoesterase, with translation MENIMNKIMLEIEQNETIVIHRHVRPDPDAIGSQLGLKYYLKKKYPNKRIYAVGENESSLEFIGNMDIIQEEVYQDALVIVCDTANAPRIDDQRYQMASEVLKIDHHPATDQYGDINFVNTKASSTSEIIYDFITHFNDEHIIDEKVARVLYLGIVGDTGRFLFNNTTQHTMTVAGKLLSFSFDHNAELNKMSEKDTKLLPFQGYVLQNFELDNSGYCQVRITKHILEEFNIQPNEASQFVNTIADIRGLKIWMFGVDEGNQIRCRLRSKGSIIINDVANDFGGGGHPNASGVSVYSWEEFEKLADALRAKL, from the coding sequence ATGGAAAATATAATGAATAAAATAATGCTTGAAATTGAACAAAATGAAACAATAGTTATACATAGACATGTAAGGCCCGATCCTGACGCAATTGGTTCACAATTAGGACTCAAGTATTATTTGAAAAAGAAATATCCTAACAAGCGTATTTATGCAGTGGGGGAAAATGAATCATCTTTAGAATTTATTGGTAACATGGACATTATTCAAGAGGAAGTTTATCAAGATGCACTTGTTATTGTTTGTGATACTGCTAATGCACCTCGTATTGATGATCAACGATACCAAATGGCGAGTGAGGTTTTAAAAATCGATCATCATCCTGCCACTGATCAATACGGGGATATTAATTTTGTTAATACAAAGGCTTCTTCAACGAGTGAAATCATTTATGATTTTATAACACATTTTAATGATGAACATATTATAGACGAAAAAGTAGCCAGAGTTTTATATTTAGGAATAGTAGGGGATACAGGAAGATTTTTATTTAATAATACGACACAACACACAATGACAGTTGCTGGCAAATTGCTTTCTTTCTCATTTGACCATAATGCTGAACTAAATAAAATGTCTGAGAAAGATACTAAGCTTTTACCTTTCCAAGGATACGTTTTACAAAACTTTGAATTAGATAATAGCGGATACTGTCAAGTACGTATCACTAAACATATATTGGAAGAATTTAATATTCAACCTAACGAAGCCTCACAATTTGTAAATACCATTGCAGATATAAGGGGGTTAAAAATTTGGATGTTTGGCGTGGATGAAGGCAATCAAATTAGATGCCGTTTACGTTCTAAAGGAAGTATCATCATTAATGATGTAGCTAATGATTTTGGTGGTGGTGGTCATCCAAATGCATCTGGTGTATCAGTTTATAGTTGGGAAGAATTTGAAAAATTAGCCGATGCTTTACGAGCAAAACTTTAA